A single region of the Halobacterium wangiae genome encodes:
- a CDS encoding metal-dependent hydrolase family protein, with translation MRVFDAPRVVDGRRDDVVQDGRIVVADDGTVEAIGDREELDVPSGAERVEFPGRTIVPGFVDAHVHLQGARTLDVEQWMTVPESLAAARATADLRSLAAAGFTSVRDLGSSVGLGLREAVATDEVPGPRVFTSGRAISQTGGHGDVHGAPYERVADGTPLSTLADGADDCRLEARKRIRTGVDCLKIMTTGGVLSERDTPDVRQFTDDEIRAMTREADRVGVDVAAHAQGTAGIVAALENGVSTIEHGFSLDDRCLELLSARDATFVPTLAIMHRITENGDDFGVPEWGLRKSQDAREAHLESVRRAYDADVPIAAGTDFMGPDLVPHGENALEMELFVSEVGMSEMEALQAGTRVAARTLPRDDVGTLAPGNRADFAVLDGDPLADITTVRDVHQTYVDGRRVLA, from the coding sequence ATGCGAGTGTTCGACGCACCACGAGTTGTCGACGGCAGGCGGGACGACGTCGTCCAGGACGGGCGCATCGTCGTTGCCGACGACGGCACGGTCGAGGCAATCGGCGACCGCGAGGAACTGGACGTCCCCTCGGGCGCGGAGCGGGTAGAGTTCCCCGGCCGGACCATCGTCCCGGGGTTCGTCGACGCCCACGTCCACCTGCAGGGCGCACGCACGCTGGACGTCGAACAGTGGATGACGGTGCCGGAGTCGCTGGCCGCGGCGCGCGCCACGGCGGACCTCCGGTCGCTCGCGGCCGCCGGCTTCACTAGCGTCCGCGACCTCGGAAGTTCGGTCGGTCTGGGTCTCCGAGAGGCCGTCGCCACGGACGAGGTGCCAGGGCCGCGCGTGTTCACGAGTGGTCGCGCGATCTCCCAGACCGGCGGTCACGGCGACGTCCACGGCGCCCCCTACGAGCGAGTGGCGGACGGGACGCCGCTGTCGACGCTCGCGGACGGCGCCGACGACTGCCGCCTTGAGGCGCGCAAGCGCATCCGCACCGGCGTCGACTGCCTGAAGATCATGACCACCGGCGGCGTCCTGAGCGAGCGGGACACCCCGGACGTCCGGCAGTTCACGGACGATGAGATACGCGCGATGACCCGGGAAGCCGACCGCGTCGGTGTCGACGTGGCGGCCCACGCCCAGGGCACGGCGGGCATCGTGGCGGCCCTGGAGAACGGTGTCTCGACGATCGAGCACGGCTTCTCCCTCGACGACCGCTGCCTGGAACTCCTCTCTGCACGGGACGCCACGTTCGTCCCAACGCTGGCCATCATGCACCGCATCACCGAGAATGGAGACGACTTCGGCGTGCCCGAGTGGGGGCTCCGCAAGTCACAGGATGCCCGCGAGGCCCACCTCGAGTCGGTGCGGCGAGCCTACGACGCGGACGTTCCCATCGCGGCAGGCACGGACTTCATGGGGCCGGACCTCGTCCCCCACGGCGAGAACGCCCTGGAGATGGAACTGTTCGTCTCCGAGGTCGGAATGAGCGAGATGGAGGCGCTGCAGGCCGGCACGCGGGTCGCCGCCCGGACGCTCCCACGCGACGACGTCGGTACGCTGGCACCGGGCAACCGCGCGGACTTCGCTGTGCTCGACGGCGACCCGCTGGCGGACATCACGACAGTTCGCGACGTCCACCAGACGTACGTGGACGGCCGACGAGTGCTCGCCTGA
- a CDS encoding PrkA family serine protein kinase: MSLEEYVDHVFEHPLAAAHASRYVLAAIEAEGTRPVVEGGEQRQRYRFFDDPHNDGEHAVLGNTATLNAFVDDLRAVAAGRGKAETILWFAGPTATGKSELKRCLVNGLREFSKTPEGRRYTIEWNIAGAEESPGLTYGDERLDREDDWYESPVQSSPLSVFPPDVRKELLAELNRGRDDTDKLRADADLDPFCREAYEFLEEAYRREGRTDLFEAVTDPKHLRVKNYVVDRGKGIGVLHSEDAGSPKERLAGSWMAPLLAQMDSKGRKNPQAFSYDGVLSQGNGCLTVVEDASQHADLLQKLLNVPDERRVKLDKGIGMDLDTQLVVISNLDLEAQLNKHDDRQGFDPLKALKRRLSKHEFGYLTSVSLEAQLLRRELTSETAVWTETDHDVVAERVREPVTVSIRDREGVQQRELAPHTVEAAALYSVVTRLDASSLPESLDLVEKAQLYDRGYVGSGEDRRDADEFDFDGDADGGNGIPVTYTRDVLADRLHADADRSHPELPVEHVVTPRDVLDGMVEGLEAAPVFSDAERAEFEDRLVAVKDYVHDQQEDDVLDALLSEEGADPADVERYVDHVHAWATDDTVTNDRGEDEQPDALAMKLFETETLGKFADADYRGNQPREGVRTFREDTVMTAVTRHAWEHRDEEFRARDIDLTTVPVLRDVLAGNDWSDVDRVHPDFDPEQWGDPPEGTATAELKEQAIEYLVEERGYSPASAELASRDVLSEVTHRWA, from the coding sequence ATGTCCCTCGAGGAGTACGTCGACCACGTCTTCGAGCACCCGCTCGCCGCCGCCCACGCCAGCCGCTACGTGCTCGCCGCCATCGAGGCCGAGGGCACCCGCCCCGTCGTCGAAGGGGGCGAACAGCGGCAGCGCTACCGCTTCTTCGACGACCCGCACAACGACGGCGAGCACGCCGTCCTCGGGAACACGGCGACGCTGAACGCGTTCGTCGACGACCTCCGCGCGGTCGCCGCTGGCCGCGGGAAGGCCGAGACCATCCTCTGGTTCGCGGGGCCGACGGCGACCGGGAAGTCCGAACTGAAGCGGTGTCTCGTCAACGGACTCCGGGAGTTCTCGAAGACACCCGAGGGTCGGCGCTACACGATCGAGTGGAACATCGCGGGCGCCGAGGAGTCGCCGGGACTGACGTACGGCGACGAGCGCCTGGACCGCGAGGACGACTGGTACGAGAGCCCAGTCCAGTCGAGTCCGCTGTCGGTGTTCCCGCCCGACGTCCGCAAGGAGTTGCTCGCGGAACTGAACCGGGGTCGCGACGACACCGACAAACTCCGCGCTGACGCCGACCTCGACCCGTTCTGCCGGGAGGCCTACGAGTTCCTCGAGGAGGCCTACCGGCGGGAGGGGCGCACCGACCTCTTCGAGGCGGTGACCGACCCCAAGCACCTGCGCGTGAAGAACTACGTCGTGGACCGCGGGAAAGGCATCGGCGTGCTCCACTCCGAGGACGCCGGCAGCCCGAAGGAACGCCTCGCAGGGTCGTGGATGGCGCCGCTGCTCGCCCAGATGGACTCGAAGGGCCGGAAGAACCCGCAGGCGTTCAGCTACGACGGCGTGCTCTCGCAGGGCAACGGCTGCCTGACGGTCGTCGAGGACGCCAGCCAGCACGCCGACCTGCTCCAGAAGCTGCTGAACGTCCCCGACGAGCGCCGCGTGAAACTCGACAAGGGCATCGGGATGGACCTCGACACGCAGCTGGTCGTCATCTCGAATCTGGACCTCGAGGCTCAGCTGAACAAACACGACGACCGGCAGGGGTTCGACCCGCTGAAGGCGCTCAAGCGCCGGCTCTCGAAACACGAGTTCGGCTACCTCACGAGCGTCAGTCTCGAGGCTCAGCTACTCCGCCGCGAGCTCACCAGCGAGACGGCGGTATGGACGGAGACGGACCACGACGTCGTCGCCGAGCGCGTGCGGGAACCCGTCACCGTCTCGATCCGGGACCGCGAGGGCGTCCAGCAGCGCGAACTCGCGCCCCACACCGTCGAGGCGGCGGCGCTGTACAGCGTCGTCACGCGCCTCGACGCGAGCAGCCTCCCCGAGAGCCTCGACCTCGTGGAGAAGGCCCAGCTGTACGACCGGGGGTACGTCGGCTCCGGGGAGGACCGCCGCGACGCCGACGAGTTCGACTTCGACGGCGACGCGGACGGCGGGAACGGCATCCCCGTGACGTACACGCGGGACGTGCTCGCCGACCGCCTGCACGCCGACGCAGACCGCTCGCACCCGGAGCTCCCCGTCGAGCACGTGGTCACGCCCCGGGACGTCCTCGACGGGATGGTCGAGGGGCTCGAGGCCGCGCCAGTGTTCTCCGACGCGGAGCGCGCGGAGTTCGAGGACCGCCTCGTCGCCGTCAAGGACTACGTCCACGACCAGCAGGAGGACGACGTCCTCGACGCGCTGCTCTCCGAGGAGGGCGCAGACCCGGCCGACGTGGAGCGGTACGTCGACCACGTCCACGCGTGGGCGACCGACGACACGGTCACGAACGACCGCGGCGAGGACGAACAGCCGGACGCGCTGGCGATGAAGCTGTTCGAGACGGAGACGCTCGGGAAGTTCGCCGACGCCGACTACCGCGGGAACCAGCCCCGCGAGGGCGTCCGCACGTTCCGCGAGGACACCGTGATGACGGCGGTGACCCGCCACGCGTGGGAACACCGCGACGAGGAGTTCCGCGCCCGGGACATCGACCTGACGACGGTCCCCGTGCTCCGTGACGTACTCGCGGGCAACGACTGGAGCGACGTCGATCGGGTCCACCCCGACTTCGACCCCGAGCAGTGGGGCGACCCGCCGGAGGGCACCGCGACTGCCGAGCTGAAAGAACAGGCCATCGAGTATCTCGTCGAGGAGCGGGGCTACTCGCCGGCGAGCGCCGAACTCGCGAGCCGGGACGTCCTCTCGGAGGTGACCCACCGATGGGCCTGA
- a CDS encoding SpoVR family protein has translation MIDREKRQTAAELTEPTREANALARKLGLDPYDVHYWIVDHDEMNELIAYDGFQTRYPHWRWGMKYEQQRKQRQFLGGKAFEIVNNDNPSNAFLQQSNSLADQKAVITHVEAHADFFANNRWFGLFGSEDGPNAAAMLERHARRIEEVLSDPEVDREAVERFVDTVLTLEDNIEYRRAFDRKSADGDPEAVDETLEALGVSDEVRAEVFDDDWLEALEADVDDVQFPPEPEYDLLAFLREHGEAYDEDAGKAVEFEDWQREVVEMLRREAYYFAPQRTTKVMNEGWAAYWESMMMGEEAFAGTDEFLDYADHQAQVLNSPGFNPYKLGKELWEYVENRANRREVLERLLRVEGISWRNFHDAVDFQQVADRLAPPEALDSVTSETLDDVATLPEEYVDAEALAAAREGEIDVDRYPWKLFTYEGLARRHYSLTKPQFRGFLRRVTRGELESTSRYLFEDERFATVEQALDSVDFTVGWERMFGVRESHNDVTFIDEFLTQEFVDANDYFAYEYSQTRGDLRATSTDAEDVKKKLLLRFTNLGKPTIGVYDANHENRGELLLCHEYNGVMLDRKNAEATLERVFELWGRPVVLHTITKRIPENERKRARRNDREPEPEEVGVELRYDGDDLSVEELSWAAVEHLAADELDYDTKPDDWL, from the coding sequence ATGATTGACAGAGAGAAGCGACAGACGGCCGCGGAACTGACCGAGCCAACGCGGGAAGCCAACGCGCTCGCCCGCAAACTCGGCCTCGACCCGTACGACGTCCACTACTGGATCGTCGACCACGACGAGATGAACGAACTCATCGCCTACGACGGGTTCCAGACGCGGTACCCCCACTGGCGGTGGGGGATGAAGTACGAACAGCAGCGCAAGCAGCGCCAGTTCCTCGGCGGGAAGGCCTTCGAGATCGTGAACAACGACAACCCCTCGAACGCGTTCCTCCAGCAGTCGAACTCGCTGGCCGACCAGAAGGCGGTCATCACGCACGTCGAGGCCCACGCGGACTTCTTCGCGAACAACCGGTGGTTCGGCCTGTTCGGCAGCGAGGACGGACCGAACGCCGCGGCGATGCTCGAACGCCACGCCCGGCGCATCGAGGAGGTGCTCTCGGACCCGGAGGTCGACCGCGAGGCCGTCGAGCGGTTCGTCGACACGGTGCTCACGCTGGAGGACAACATCGAGTACCGCCGCGCGTTCGACCGGAAGAGCGCCGACGGCGACCCGGAGGCCGTCGACGAGACCCTGGAGGCGCTGGGCGTCAGCGACGAGGTGCGGGCGGAGGTGTTCGACGACGACTGGCTGGAGGCCCTCGAAGCGGACGTCGACGACGTCCAGTTCCCGCCGGAACCGGAGTACGACCTGCTCGCGTTCCTCCGCGAACACGGGGAGGCCTACGACGAGGACGCCGGCAAGGCCGTGGAGTTCGAGGACTGGCAGCGGGAGGTCGTCGAGATGCTGCGCCGGGAGGCGTACTACTTCGCGCCCCAGCGCACGACGAAGGTAATGAACGAGGGGTGGGCGGCGTACTGGGAGTCGATGATGATGGGCGAGGAGGCGTTCGCGGGCACCGACGAGTTCCTCGACTACGCGGACCACCAGGCCCAGGTGCTCAACAGCCCCGGCTTCAACCCGTACAAACTCGGGAAAGAGCTCTGGGAGTACGTCGAGAACCGCGCGAACCGGCGGGAGGTACTCGAACGACTGCTCCGCGTCGAGGGCATCTCGTGGCGGAACTTCCACGACGCCGTCGACTTCCAGCAGGTCGCGGACCGACTCGCTCCACCGGAGGCCCTCGACTCGGTGACCAGCGAGACGCTCGACGACGTGGCCACGCTCCCCGAGGAGTACGTGGACGCCGAGGCGCTCGCCGCGGCCCGCGAGGGCGAGATCGACGTCGACCGCTACCCCTGGAAGCTGTTCACCTACGAGGGGCTGGCACGGCGCCACTACTCGCTGACGAAGCCACAGTTCCGCGGGTTCCTGCGGCGCGTGACCCGCGGCGAACTGGAGTCCACCAGCCGCTACCTCTTCGAGGACGAGCGCTTCGCGACCGTCGAGCAGGCCCTCGACAGCGTCGACTTCACGGTCGGCTGGGAGCGGATGTTCGGGGTGCGCGAGAGCCACAACGACGTGACGTTCATCGACGAGTTCCTCACCCAGGAGTTCGTCGACGCCAACGACTACTTCGCCTACGAGTACAGCCAGACGCGCGGGGACCTCCGCGCCACCAGCACGGACGCCGAGGACGTCAAGAAGAAGCTCCTGCTCCGGTTCACGAACCTGGGGAAGCCGACCATCGGCGTCTACGACGCGAACCACGAGAACCGCGGCGAACTGCTGCTCTGTCACGAGTACAACGGTGTGATGCTCGACCGGAAGAACGCCGAAGCGACACTCGAACGCGTCTTCGAACTGTGGGGCCGCCCGGTCGTCCTCCACACCATCACGAAGCGCATCCCGGAGAACGAACGGAAGCGCGCCCGCCGCAACGACCGCGAGCCGGAACCCGAGGAGGTCGGCGTCGAACTCCGGTACGACGGCGACGACCTGTCCGTCGAGGAGCTCTCGTGGGCCGCGGTCGAACACCTCGCAGCCGACGAACTCGACTACGACACGAAACCCGACGACTGGCTGTAG
- a CDS encoding universal stress protein — translation MDRAIAVVEASDSAKALVREAGELAAGVGAELVLVHVTTDEEYSERREAMASIPDLDVNYTLDEAVDGARKFARDVGRDVLADVDIDAEAVGRMGEKGDEVLALADERNADHIFIAGRKRSPTGKAIFGDVTQRIILEFDGAVTVVTT, via the coding sequence ATGGACCGAGCGATTGCAGTGGTCGAAGCCAGCGACTCCGCGAAAGCCCTCGTCCGCGAAGCCGGCGAACTCGCCGCGGGCGTCGGTGCCGAACTCGTCCTCGTCCACGTCACCACCGACGAGGAGTACTCCGAGCGCCGCGAGGCGATGGCGAGCATCCCCGACCTGGACGTCAACTACACCCTCGACGAGGCCGTCGACGGTGCCCGGAAGTTCGCCCGGGACGTCGGCCGCGACGTACTGGCGGACGTCGACATCGACGCGGAGGCCGTCGGCCGCATGGGCGAGAAGGGTGACGAGGTGCTCGCCCTCGCCGACGAACGGAACGCCGACCACATCTTCATTGCGGGCCGGAAGCGCTCCCCGACCGGGAAGGCGATCTTCGGCGACGTGACCCAGCGCATCATCCTCGAGTTCGACGGCGCCGTCACCGTCGTCACGACGTAA
- a CDS encoding YeaH/YhbH family protein: MGLRDDRERFREIGEQRRQDLAEFIQYGDLTGSSSDSVRVPIKLVDLPEFQYDQLDMGGVGQGDAEPGDQVGQPQEGEGDDGEAGEDSADHEYYEMDPEEFAAELDERLGLDLEPKGKRVVSETEGAFNDTARRGPRGTLDFAHLYKQGLKRKVAMDFDEAYLGEALRVEGWGPSEVFEWARAQNIPVSKAWLDERDRDLEDRDRWRSIEEMTSEVDREQTHARLRREGVGKVPLRREDERFRHPEIVEERERNVVVVNIRDVSGSMRNAKRELVERTFTPLDWYLTGKYDRAEFVYIAHDADAWVVERTDFFGIRSGGGTRISSAYELAEDVLEEYPFHEWNRYVFAAGDGENSGNDTTEKVVPLMQGIDANLHAYVETQPNDGVRTGTHAADLREAFDEDDAVAVTTVRDESDVLDAIETILSTENDD; the protein is encoded by the coding sequence ATGGGCCTGAGAGACGACCGCGAGCGGTTCCGCGAGATCGGCGAACAGCGCCGGCAGGACCTCGCGGAGTTCATCCAGTACGGCGACCTCACGGGCAGCAGCTCGGACTCGGTGCGGGTGCCGATCAAACTCGTCGACCTCCCGGAGTTCCAGTACGACCAGCTCGACATGGGCGGCGTCGGACAGGGCGACGCGGAACCCGGCGACCAGGTCGGCCAGCCACAGGAGGGCGAGGGCGACGACGGCGAGGCCGGCGAGGACTCCGCGGACCACGAGTACTACGAGATGGACCCCGAGGAGTTCGCCGCGGAACTCGACGAGCGCCTCGGCCTCGACCTCGAACCGAAGGGCAAGCGCGTCGTCTCGGAGACGGAGGGCGCGTTCAACGACACCGCGCGGCGCGGGCCCCGCGGGACGCTGGATTTCGCCCACCTCTACAAGCAGGGCCTGAAGCGGAAGGTCGCGATGGACTTCGACGAGGCGTACCTCGGCGAGGCGCTGCGCGTCGAGGGGTGGGGGCCGAGTGAGGTCTTCGAGTGGGCGAGAGCGCAGAACATCCCCGTGTCGAAGGCGTGGCTCGACGAGCGCGACCGGGACCTCGAGGACCGCGACCGGTGGCGCTCCATCGAGGAGATGACCAGCGAGGTCGACCGCGAGCAGACACACGCGCGCCTCCGACGAGAGGGCGTCGGGAAGGTGCCCCTGCGCCGCGAGGACGAGCGCTTCCGTCACCCCGAGATCGTCGAGGAGCGCGAGCGCAACGTCGTCGTCGTGAACATCCGGGACGTCTCCGGGTCGATGCGTAACGCCAAGCGCGAACTCGTCGAGCGCACGTTCACGCCCCTCGACTGGTACCTCACCGGGAAGTACGACCGCGCGGAGTTCGTCTACATCGCCCACGACGCCGACGCCTGGGTCGTCGAGCGCACGGACTTCTTCGGCATCCGGTCGGGCGGGGGGACCCGCATCTCCAGCGCGTACGAACTCGCCGAGGACGTCCTCGAGGAGTACCCGTTCCACGAGTGGAACCGCTACGTGTTCGCGGCGGGCGACGGGGAGAACAGCGGCAACGACACGACGGAGAAGGTCGTGCCGCTGATGCAGGGCATCGACGCGAATCTCCACGCGTACGTCGAGACACAGCCGAACGACGGCGTCCGGACGGGGACCCACGCCGCGGACCTCCGCGAGGCGTTCGACGAGGACGACGCCGTCGCCGTCACCACCGTGCGCGACGAGTCGGACGTCCTCGACGCCATCGAGACCATACTCAGCACCGAGAACGATGATTGA
- a CDS encoding DICT sensory domain-containing protein, with protein sequence MSLRGVIDQVRGREKTLTVYTDPETAIVSDLRAYFASQNVVVVEADADDRPEYAVLSDGEEYLAAVGIDALRALTDGSARTVGEDVSYSPLLEHLDRTTFTSYSHHQMVQASREIEDRAWRANDGRLHAGFQHLSKFRPQRETYTNLSRGGLDVHVYGTPDVDVAAPSGVTVHREDSLEIAATWFVVFDGGGDDHQASALLAEERHDGGYYGVWTYDAALVEEALDALDALEQSV encoded by the coding sequence ATGAGCCTCCGCGGAGTCATCGACCAGGTTCGTGGGCGCGAGAAGACGCTCACTGTCTACACGGACCCGGAGACGGCCATCGTCTCGGACCTGCGGGCGTACTTCGCGTCCCAGAACGTCGTCGTCGTGGAGGCAGACGCGGACGACCGACCGGAGTACGCGGTGCTCTCGGACGGCGAGGAGTACCTCGCGGCCGTCGGCATCGACGCGCTGCGTGCGCTCACCGACGGGAGCGCGCGAACGGTCGGCGAGGACGTCTCCTACAGTCCGCTGCTGGAACACCTCGACCGCACGACGTTCACGTCGTACAGCCACCACCAGATGGTCCAGGCCTCCCGAGAGATAGAGGACCGGGCGTGGCGTGCGAACGACGGGCGCCTCCACGCAGGGTTCCAGCACCTCTCGAAGTTCCGGCCACAGCGCGAGACGTACACGAACCTCTCGAGAGGCGGCCTCGACGTGCACGTCTACGGGACGCCGGACGTCGACGTCGCGGCGCCGAGCGGCGTCACCGTCCACCGGGAGGACAGCCTAGAGATCGCGGCAACGTGGTTCGTCGTGTTCGACGGCGGCGGCGACGACCACCAGGCGTCGGCGCTGCTCGCCGAAGAGCGCCACGACGGCGGCTACTACGGCGTCTGGACGTACGACGCGGCACTGGTCGAGGAGGCGCTCGACGCCCTCGACGCGCTCGAGCAGTCGGTCTGA